A stretch of Clupea harengus unplaced genomic scaffold, Ch_v2.0.2, whole genome shotgun sequence DNA encodes these proteins:
- the LOC122132312 gene encoding E3 ubiquitin/ISG15 ligase TRIM25-like — MAEAAPSNQDLFTCPVCLDILNYPVTILCGHTYCMGCITSCWDREDQKGVYSCPQCRQTFTPRPVLNKNNIVAELVEQIKKTRIQAAAPVACTAGPGDVECDVCTGRKLKAVKSCLDCLLSYCKTHFKVHNDVNPGRKHSVIDATGQLQERICSHHKKVFEIFCRTDQSCICYLCTMDKHKGHDTVSAAAERTNKQRQLGQTQRRFQQRIQEREKELQELRKAVETLKVRTDHIRQQLAQQSLVIVLSRLCCHLYMIQTITEIHGLAGFTLGHLIKKSQSHHE, encoded by the exons ATGGCAGAAGCGGCTCCAAGTAACCAGGACCTTTTTACATGTCCGGTTTGCCTTGATATTCTGAATTATCCGGTAACTATTCTCTGTGGACACACTTACTGTATGGGCTGCATTACGAGCTGCTGGGATCGGGAAGATCAGAAgggagtctacagctgcccccagtgcagacagacgttcACCCCAAGACCCGTTTTgaacaaaaataatattgttGCTGAACTTGTGGAACAGATCAAGAAGACCAGAATCcaagctgctgctcctgttgcatgtactgctggacctggagatgtggagtgtgacgtctgcactgggagaaaactcaaagctgtgaagtcctgtctggattGTCTGTTGTCTTACTGCAAAACTCACTTCAAAGTTCACAATGATGTCAACCCCGGAAGAAAACACTCAGTTATTGATGCCACAGGCCAGCTACAAGAGAGGATCTGCTCTCATcataagaaggtttttgaaatattttgtcgaaCCGATCAGAGTTGTATCTGCTATCTGTGCACGATGGACAAacataaaggccatgacacagtctcagctgcagcagaacggacaaacaaacag aggcagttggggcagacccagaggagattccagcagagaatccaggagagagagaaggagctgcaggagctgaggaaggctgtggagactctcaaggtgagaactgaccacataagaCAACAGCTGGCTCAGCAATCACTCGTTATTGTGTTATCACGGTtatgctgccatctctacatgaTACAGACCATCACAGAAATACATGGTTTGGCAGGATTTACCCTTGGTCATTTGATCAAGAAGAGCCAGTCACACCACGAGTGA